CGAGTttgaataaaacaaaaaattaaataaacatcaCAGAAATTTGTGATTAACTACGTTGCACGGAAGCATTTCAACACTATGTTTCTCGTTTCGTTCTGTTTTTGGAAACACTTCTTAAATTTGAAACTCTATTGAAACTCTATTGAAACTCTggaactttatatttataacgaATTCTTGTAAAAAATACAGTTTGTTTCCGCGGTTCTGTTTCCGTGTTACATGTAATTGATAAAtagaaatgaagaagaaaaagtgAACATACGGGATTAGGATCCTGATAGTTATTATCATCAGGTTTATGGAGATGATTGTTCCTTTGAGAGGTAGCCCCAGCGCCTCCAGCTGCATTGGATTTTTTCTCATCTCTAGCTTTGCTGAATATTACGGTAAATCCTTCAGCAGATGCCGGATTATTCACGTCCCATTCTCCGAATTTCGGCAGAGGCCGACCCTTATCCTGCTGCGTATATATACACAATTATCACTacaaacttttaccaccaaaaAAATGTTTACATAATCATATCATCCATATTATACACCTTCCTAAAG
This window of the Mercurialis annua linkage group LG5, ddMerAnnu1.2, whole genome shotgun sequence genome carries:
- the LOC126682471 gene encoding protein NOI4-like isoform X4 translates to MATDKGRPLPKFGEWDVNNPASAEGFTVIFSKARDEKKSNAAGGAGATSQRNNHLHKPDDNNYQDPNPKKWFCCF
- the LOC126682471 gene encoding protein NOI4-like isoform X2, with product MLWNYENFFRKDKGRPLPKFGEWDVNNPASAEGFTVIFSKARDEKKSNAAGGAGATSQRNNHLHKPDDNNYQDPNPKWFCCF
- the LOC126682471 gene encoding protein NOI4-like isoform X3, coding for MATQDKGRPLPKFGEWDVNNPASAEGFTVIFSKARDEKKSNAAGGAGATSQRNNHLHKPDDNNYQDPNPKKWFCCF
- the LOC126682471 gene encoding protein NOI4-like isoform X1; translation: MLWNYENFFRKDKGRPLPKFGEWDVNNPASAEGFTVIFSKARDEKKSNAAGGAGATSQRNNHLHKPDDNNYQDPNPKKWFCCF